A stretch of the Cytobacillus luteolus genome encodes the following:
- the glp gene encoding gephyrin-like molybdotransferase Glp, which produces MVEKRTPIPVHEAVEKIMFFASSGETELIPLEECYGRFLAEDLKADHDVPPFDRSPYDGFAIRSEDTKLANQSNAVEFEVIEEIGAGSVAKQEVGAFQAIRIMTGAQMPIQCDAVVMLELTKEYERDGRKYMSLKRQLQSGDNISFQGEDTQKGNVLVEKGTRINPGVSALLATFGYDKVLVGRKPTVGIYATGTELLDVHEGLVPGKIRNSNSYMIRSQVERAGAEPIYFGKLADDFDTCYEAIKEAIEKVDILITTGGVSVGDYDYLPDIYKKLGAEVLFNKIGMRPGSVTTVAQFEGKLLFGLSGNPSACYVGFELFVRPIIRTLLNNPNPHLKKITARLDVDFPKPNPFTRFVRSSISFKDGMVSVTPSGLDKSNVVTSLSGANALMVLPGGTRGYEQGMQVDVLLLEDEEGCQWPWN; this is translated from the coding sequence ATGGTAGAAAAACGTACGCCTATTCCTGTACATGAGGCTGTAGAAAAAATCATGTTCTTTGCAAGCAGTGGAGAGACCGAACTAATCCCTCTAGAAGAATGCTATGGGAGATTTCTAGCTGAGGATCTAAAGGCAGACCATGATGTTCCACCCTTTGACCGTTCTCCATATGACGGGTTTGCAATTAGGTCTGAGGATACGAAACTAGCCAATCAGTCCAACGCTGTTGAATTTGAAGTTATAGAAGAGATTGGTGCGGGTTCTGTAGCGAAGCAGGAAGTCGGTGCCTTTCAAGCTATTCGAATTATGACAGGTGCACAAATGCCAATCCAATGTGATGCAGTGGTCATGCTTGAGTTAACAAAAGAATATGAGCGAGATGGCCGTAAATATATGTCATTAAAAAGACAATTACAATCTGGTGATAATATTTCTTTTCAAGGTGAAGATACCCAAAAGGGGAATGTCTTGGTTGAAAAGGGAACAAGAATTAACCCAGGAGTGTCGGCACTTTTAGCTACGTTTGGTTATGACAAGGTGTTAGTTGGAAGAAAGCCAACCGTAGGAATTTATGCTACTGGAACTGAATTACTTGATGTCCATGAAGGGCTTGTCCCAGGAAAAATTCGAAATAGTAACTCATATATGATTCGAAGCCAAGTCGAGCGTGCAGGTGCTGAGCCTATTTACTTTGGGAAACTTGCAGATGATTTTGATACTTGTTATGAAGCGATTAAGGAAGCCATTGAGAAGGTAGACATATTGATTACGACAGGTGGCGTATCTGTAGGTGATTATGATTACCTACCGGATATTTATAAAAAATTAGGTGCAGAAGTACTTTTTAATAAGATTGGAATGAGACCTGGTAGTGTCACTACAGTTGCTCAGTTCGAGGGCAAGTTACTATTCGGTTTATCAGGAAATCCTTCAGCGTGTTATGTAGGTTTCGAGTTGTTTGTTAGACCAATTATACGGACACTGCTAAATAATCCGAATCCGCATTTAAAGAAGATTACAGCTCGACTAGATGTTGATTTCCCTAAACCAAACCCTTTTACCCGATTTGTACGTAGTAGCATCTCTTTTAAAGATGGGATGGTTTCTGTTACTCCAAGTGGTTTAGACAAGTCAAATGTTGTCACTTCACTCTCCGGTGCGAATGCCTTAATGGTGCTTCCAGGAGGAACAAGGGGCTATGAACAAGGAATGCAAGTAGATGTTTTACTACTTGAAGATGAAGAGGGATGTCAATGGCCCTGGAACTAG
- a CDS encoding Crp/Fnr family transcriptional regulator: MYKELLRKLDLFKELPEESLEFIQKSLTTLRFAKGDTIFTEFEEAKGVYFVKTGIVRLTKGDNTGKELVVCLKKAGDLFAEACLFSQPGSFYPATAHMIVDGDVLFLKTEALEKELKFNPELGIEIIRYMSSQLRGFTSTLRDIALLDVYSKTISALDRLAKEFGEHHGYGVQIELPLTVQEFANLVGARRESVSRVFTRLKNDNVIAIYDKKIVIVDWCKFCTLYKVQMFA, from the coding sequence ATGTATAAAGAGCTGTTACGAAAACTTGATCTATTTAAGGAGCTCCCAGAGGAATCTTTAGAATTCATCCAGAAAAGCTTAACTACCTTGAGGTTTGCAAAAGGAGACACTATTTTTACTGAGTTTGAAGAAGCAAAGGGAGTGTACTTTGTTAAAACTGGAATTGTTCGCTTAACAAAAGGTGACAACACAGGAAAGGAATTAGTAGTATGTCTCAAAAAAGCTGGAGACTTATTTGCTGAAGCATGTCTTTTCTCACAACCAGGTTCGTTTTATCCCGCAACAGCACACATGATTGTAGATGGCGATGTTTTATTTCTAAAAACAGAGGCCTTGGAAAAAGAATTAAAGTTTAATCCTGAATTAGGCATTGAGATTATTCGTTATATGAGTTCACAATTAAGAGGCTTTACATCAACCTTACGCGATATAGCTTTACTAGATGTTTATAGTAAAACAATATCTGCATTAGATCGACTTGCAAAGGAATTTGGAGAACATCATGGATATGGCGTTCAGATTGAACTTCCCTTAACCGTTCAGGAATTTGCAAATTTAGTAGGTGCTAGAAGAGAAAGTGTTAGTAGGGTTTTTACCCGTTTAAAAAATGACAATGTCATTGCTATTTATGACAAAAAGATTGTGATTGTTGACTGGTGTAAGTTTTGTACACTCTACAAAGTTCAAATGTTTGCTTAA
- a CDS encoding TIGR04053 family radical SAM/SPASM domain-containing protein, with product MFDRDFNENPFIVIWELTRACQLKCLHCRAEAQYKRDHRELTFEEGKKLIDQIYDMQNPLLVFTGGDPLMRPDVYDIADYAIKRGVRVSMTPSATPNVTKEAIEKAKEVGLARWAFSLDGPTAEIHDHFRGTDGSFDLTMNAIKYLHELEIPIQINTVISRYNMHALDEMAKLIEELDCVLWSVFFLVPTGRGKDSDMISPVEHEQVFRWLYDLSKRVKFDIKTTAAQHYRRVVIQSKMRETKHEPTMIKYENALMKGKTGQFDGLGRAPQGVNDGNGFVFISHVGDVYPSGLLPIKAGNVKETPLAEIYRESPIFKDLRSPDKYKGKCGVCEFRYVCGGSRSRAYAMTGDYMESEPFCVYIPKELRKKEEVVKQNKNKKSC from the coding sequence ATGTTTGATAGAGACTTTAATGAGAATCCATTTATTGTAATCTGGGAGTTAACAAGAGCTTGTCAGCTAAAGTGCCTGCATTGTCGAGCTGAAGCACAATATAAGCGTGATCATAGAGAGTTAACTTTTGAAGAAGGTAAGAAACTGATTGATCAGATATATGATATGCAAAATCCACTACTTGTCTTTACTGGTGGAGATCCACTTATGAGACCAGATGTATATGATATTGCGGATTATGCGATAAAAAGGGGTGTACGTGTGTCAATGACACCTAGTGCAACTCCAAATGTAACGAAAGAGGCTATTGAAAAGGCAAAAGAAGTGGGACTTGCACGTTGGGCCTTTAGTTTAGATGGACCAACAGCAGAGATTCACGACCATTTCCGTGGAACAGATGGATCGTTTGATCTGACAATGAATGCTATTAAATATTTACACGAACTTGAAATCCCAATTCAAATTAATACAGTCATCTCTCGTTACAATATGCATGCGTTAGATGAAATGGCAAAACTGATTGAAGAACTAGATTGCGTACTGTGGAGTGTGTTCTTCCTTGTTCCTACAGGAAGGGGAAAAGATTCTGATATGATTTCACCTGTAGAGCATGAGCAAGTGTTCAGATGGCTTTATGACTTAAGTAAGCGAGTGAAGTTTGACATTAAAACAACAGCTGCTCAGCATTACCGTAGAGTCGTTATCCAATCAAAAATGAGAGAAACTAAACATGAACCAACAATGATAAAGTATGAAAATGCATTAATGAAAGGGAAGACAGGTCAATTTGATGGCCTAGGTAGAGCCCCTCAAGGGGTAAATGATGGAAATGGGTTTGTTTTCATCTCTCATGTTGGTGATGTGTATCCAAGTGGCTTGCTTCCTATAAAAGCAGGAAATGTAAAAGAAACCCCACTTGCAGAAATCTATCGTGAATCACCAATTTTCAAGGATTTACGTAGTCCTGACAAATATAAGGGAAAATGTGGTGTATGTGAATTTAGATATGTGTGTGGAGGGTCTCGTTCACGTGCATATGCTATGACTGGAGATTATATGGAGAGTGAACCATTCTGCGTTTATATCCCAAAAGAACTTAGAAAAAAAGAAGAAGTAGTTAAACAAAATAAGAATAAAAAGAGCTGCTAG
- the ric gene encoding iron-sulfur cluster repair di-iron protein gives MEHVFTEQSIIGEVVTKFPKAGDLFKSYRIDFCCGGNRPLIDAIQERNLSAEEVVSRLNELYYDMKERNEREIDWANASYSELIEHIINKHHRYLNEELPQLTPYVTKVLRVHGAEHKHLARIHSLFNQLKAELEQHTIKEETEAFPFILEYENNPTPETLEKMKKLINELEDDHDGAGDIIKEIREITNDFTPPLGACGTYRLVYQRLEYLESDLFQHIHLENNILFPRAAAQL, from the coding sequence ATGGAACACGTTTTTACTGAACAATCTATCATTGGTGAAGTTGTAACAAAGTTTCCTAAAGCTGGGGACCTATTTAAATCTTATCGAATTGACTTTTGTTGTGGAGGAAATCGACCACTTATAGATGCTATACAGGAGAGAAATTTATCTGCTGAGGAAGTAGTAAGTCGTTTGAATGAACTTTATTACGATATGAAAGAACGTAATGAACGGGAGATTGACTGGGCAAATGCTTCTTACAGCGAGTTAATTGAACACATTATTAATAAGCATCATCGTTACCTAAATGAGGAGCTACCTCAGCTTACTCCTTATGTCACAAAGGTTTTACGTGTTCATGGCGCAGAGCATAAACATCTCGCTAGAATTCATTCTCTCTTTAACCAGTTAAAAGCAGAATTAGAGCAACACACAATTAAGGAAGAAACAGAAGCATTTCCGTTTATTTTAGAATATGAAAACAATCCAACACCAGAAACTCTTGAAAAAATGAAAAAACTAATTAACGAACTTGAAGATGATCATGACGGAGCCGGAGATATTATAAAAGAAATTCGTGAAATTACGAATGACTTCACTCCTCCACTGGGAGCATGCGGTACTTACCGACTTGTTTACCAGCGTCTAGAATATTTAGAATCTGATTTATTTCAGCATATTCACTTAGAAAATAATATCCTTTTTCCAAGAGCTGCTGCACAACTCTAA
- a CDS encoding Crp/Fnr family transcriptional regulator: protein MTTCLKPTLSTELTELLKSADYSMKMEKGSYLFQEGMEAKELYIIQSGRVKISKVAADGRELSLRICAHSEIVGELTLFSENAKYLFNAQVIESGEVAVIKKENIERTLFENGKLAMEFMKWMSDHFRKTQTKFRDLVLLGKKGALYSTLIRMTNSYGIKKDDGILINLHLTNQELANFCATTRESTNRMLNELRKNNIISISKGKIMIHDLDYLKKEINCEGCPAVICSIE, encoded by the coding sequence ATGACTACTTGTTTAAAGCCTACACTTTCGACTGAATTAACAGAACTGCTAAAATCGGCGGATTATAGTATGAAAATGGAAAAGGGTTCCTACTTATTTCAAGAGGGTATGGAGGCAAAAGAGCTTTATATTATCCAATCAGGTCGAGTTAAAATTAGTAAAGTGGCAGCAGATGGAAGAGAATTATCTCTTCGAATATGTGCACATAGTGAAATAGTTGGTGAACTTACTCTATTCTCTGAGAATGCCAAGTATTTATTTAATGCTCAGGTAATTGAATCAGGAGAAGTAGCTGTTATAAAAAAAGAAAATATTGAACGCACACTTTTTGAAAATGGTAAGCTTGCAATGGAGTTTATGAAGTGGATGAGTGATCATTTCCGCAAGACACAAACCAAGTTTAGAGACCTTGTACTTCTTGGAAAAAAAGGAGCACTGTACTCCACCTTGATCAGAATGACCAATAGCTATGGGATAAAAAAAGACGATGGAATCTTAATTAATCTTCACTTAACTAATCAAGAATTAGCGAACTTTTGTGCAACTACACGTGAGAGCACAAACCGCATGTTAAACGAGCTGCGCAAAAACAACATTATTTCTATTTCAAAGGGAAAAATAATGATACACGATCTTGACTATTTGAAAAAAGAGATAAACTGCGAAGGATGCCCTGCTGTCATTTGTAGTATAGAATAA
- a CDS encoding molybdenum cofactor guanylyltransferase has product MKDLSLRLGGIILAGGESRRFGSPKALARLKDRFFIEYAIQAIEESTKDIVIISHNSIKSELNRVTTMPIIEDLPQYKGKGPLAGIATGINYLKCNWYIVLPCDTPNITKSEIMSLVKHIKLDVDAIIPVVKGRIQPLIGVYHSNVVSEIIEILESDHYKMMKLLDQLRVTYVPFEDEQPFQNINDLEEFQKLNDK; this is encoded by the coding sequence TTGAAGGACCTTAGCTTACGACTAGGTGGAATTATACTTGCTGGTGGAGAGTCAAGAAGGTTTGGAAGCCCAAAGGCACTAGCGCGACTTAAAGATCGCTTTTTTATCGAATATGCAATTCAAGCAATTGAGGAATCAACAAAGGATATTGTAATTATTAGTCACAACTCAATCAAGAGTGAGTTAAATAGAGTAACAACTATGCCAATAATCGAAGACTTACCACAGTATAAGGGTAAAGGTCCTTTAGCTGGTATCGCAACGGGAATAAATTATCTTAAGTGCAATTGGTATATTGTACTCCCATGTGATACACCCAATATCACCAAATCTGAAATTATGTCCCTTGTAAAACATATCAAGCTAGATGTAGATGCAATTATCCCCGTAGTAAAAGGGAGAATTCAACCTCTAATTGGGGTGTATCATTCTAATGTAGTGAGTGAGATCATCGAGATCCTAGAATCTGACCATTATAAAATGATGAAGCTGTTAGATCAACTACGAGTAACTTATGTACCATTTGAAGATGAACAACCTTTTCAAAATATAAATGACTTAGAAGAATTTCAAAAACTAAACGATAAATAG
- a CDS encoding DUF2249 domain-containing protein, translating to MIQFAAKINAPDFSPREKHPRIFNMFDGLNSGEFMELSNDHDPRPLQYQFMMERKDQFTWEYLEEGPEVWRVSIGKK from the coding sequence ATGATTCAATTCGCAGCAAAAATAAATGCCCCTGATTTTTCACCAAGAGAGAAACACCCAAGGATATTTAACATGTTTGATGGATTAAATTCTGGTGAGTTCATGGAATTATCAAATGATCATGATCCAAGACCACTTCAATACCAATTCATGATGGAGCGCAAAGACCAATTTACATGGGAGTACTTAGAAGAAGGTCCAGAAGTATGGCGAGTGTCTATTGGGAAAAAATAA